The following are encoded together in the Strongyloides ratti genome assembly S_ratti_ED321, chromosome : 2 genome:
- a CDS encoding Telomerase Cajal body protein 1 has translation MATQQAGIGSLLSLIKGTKKSSENNISHVVKKETKVTENISIKLPDVNYDFSNEPTLIELEKDCFMDKAKLKRPSVKFDNNYIRTVKFNKNGNYLISSSQDRILRLFFFDKNSNPKIRLVREKECAGFIYDACWSKTNDVFAFTSFQSPIHLYDTNGECINTFKGINNLDEMDTAKCVCFTNDSNNVIAGYKDKIRIFDMEKSGKQIYDINTYKKFNGGQKGNFTCLRVNPINDNLFIGSTTGDVIGVYSLSDNSCQMLISHEFDGITWMEYSKDGQYIFIGGRKDEGISCYDTRMLGIKLYDIPRPGVHNQRIEFEIDPSGSFLFSGTTLGSLRITDLRSGPSFQNTKEFNILSTSIPSLSLHPEENFVALGHGQRIFPSSIFIDEDDNNEVTENIPINNGISIYKF, from the coding sequence ATGGCTACACAACAAGCAGGTATAGGAagtttattatcattaattaaagGCACTAAAAAATCtagtgaaaataatatttcacaTGTTGTCAAAAAGGAGACAAAAGTAActgaaaatatttcaattaaattacCTGATGTGAATTATGATTTTTCAAATGAACCAACGCTTATTGAATTGGAAAAAGATTGCTTTATGGATAAGGCTAAACTTAAAAGACCTTCGgttaaatttgataataattatattagaactgtaaaatttaacaaaaatggaaattatttaatatcatcTTCACAGGATCGTATACTTAggctatttttttttgataaaaattccAATCCTAAGATCAGATTAGTTCGTGAAAAAGAATGTGCAGGATTTATTTATGATGCATGTTGGAGTAAAACAAATGATGTATTTGCTTTTACTAGTTTTCAATCTCCAATTCATTTATATGATACTAATGGTGAATgtataaatacttttaaaggaattaataatttagacGAAATGGATACAGCAAAATGTGTTTGTTTTACAAATGATAGTAATAATGTTATTGCTGGTTACAAAGACAAGATAAGAATATTTGACATGGAGAAATCAGGAAAACAGATATATGATattaatacatataaaaaatttaatggtGGTCAGAAAGGAAATTTTACATGTCTTCGGGTAAATCCAATAAAtgataatctttttatagGATCAACAACAGGAGATGTAATTGGAGTTTATTCACTGAGTGATAATTCATGTCAAATGTTGATATCACATGAATTTGATGGAATTACATGGATGGAATATTCAAAAGATggtcaatatatttttattggaGGAAGAAAAGATGAAGGAATTTCATGTTATGATACAAGAATGTTaggtataaaattatatgatattCCTCGACCTGGTGTACATAATCAACGCATAGAATTTGAAATTGATCCATCTggatcatttttattttcaggAACAACTTTAGGAAGTTTAAGAATTACAGATCTTCGTTCTGGACCATCTTTTCAAAATACTAAAGaattcaatattttatcaacttCAATTCCTTCTTTGTCACTTCATCCAGAAGAAAATTTTGTTGCACTTGGTCATGGACAAAGAATATTTCCAAgttctatttttattgatgaaGATGACAATAATGAGGTAACAGAAAATATACCAATTAATAATGGCAtaagtatttataaattttaa
- a CDS encoding Tyrosine-protein kinase Fps85D, translating into MEQSKKNVESKKKDLILSKNHLISKLDRLANSSVNSVYSKNLLVGRKSKKTRMFFSNKKDNGHIECDIEEQTYFHGLLPRKYIGSNFKNPGDYLILLKYRGTEPRYFLELLDGDILVKRIEIVKENGYYYLSISGDNLKSFSSIPSLVKYYHRNQIPGYICLKNPIQRPKTFYCHSYVKYNKNDDLIGKGSFSTIYKGIINEGPHKGTPTIIKFLDHGKKETDKEYFKTIKKTYKYLIKEASILFETNDKNILTFYGICIDNLPIALLIEYCPEGTLESHLKKEKNNICIGELLYYCYDIVKGMKHLSMLKIVHKNLTPSSIFISNNGYLKIGSFSKASEYGCNDTMPTEIELRYQPPEYMLNKNIELNESTDIWSYGITVFQIFNNGLLPLQEINDEQFKERILQNNFFSFPKKCPDTLSFGMKKGIFISQPTNRFTFCNIEELLEVILKRTDLYPLPKPNETSLSKKGISRSFILL; encoded by the exons ATGGAacaaagtaaaaaaaatgtggaatctaaaaaaaaagatttaattttatcaaaaaatcatttaatatcaaaattgGATAGGTTGGCTAATTCCTCAGTAAATAGTgtatatagtaaaaatttattagttggaagaaaatcaaaaaaaacaagaatgttttttagtaataaaaaagataatggACATATTGAGTGTGATATTGAGGAACAAACATATTTTCATGGTCTTTTGCCTCGAAAATATATAgg aagcaattttaaaaatccaggtgattatttaatattgttaaaatatagaGGAACAGAACCACGTTATTTTTTGGAATTATTAGATGGTGATATATTGGTTAAAAGAATTGAAATAGTTAAAGAAAAtggttattattatttaagtaTTTCTGGTGacaatttaaaatcattttcatCTATACCATCATtagttaaatattatcatcGAAATCAAATACCTGGATATATATGTTTGAAAAATCCTATTCAACGTCccaaaactttttattgtcattcttatgtaaaatataacaaaaatgatGATTTAATTGGAAAAGGAAGTTTTTCTACAATATATAAAGGAATTATAAATGAAGGTCCTCATAAAGGTACACcaacaattataaaatttttagatcaTGGAAAAAAAGAGACAGacaaagaatattttaaaactattaaaaaaacttataaatatttaattaaagaagcttcaatattatttgaaacaaatgataagaatattttaactttttatggTATATGTATAGATAATCTTCCAATTGCTTTATTAATAGAGTATTGTCCTGAAGGTACTTTAGAAtcacatttaaaaaaagagaaaaataatatttgtataggtgaattattatattattgttatgaTATTGTAAAAGGAATGAAACATTTATCTATGCTTAAAATTGTTCACAAAAACTTAACACCATctagtatttttatatcaaataatggttatttaaaaattggttCTTTTAGTAAAGCAAGTGAATATGGTTGTAATGATACAATGCCAACAGAAATAGAATTAAGATATCAACCTCCAGAATATatgttaaacaaaaatattgaattaaATGAAAGTACTGATATTTGGTCATATGGTATTACtgtatttcaaatttttaataatggtTTACTTCCATTACAAGAGATAAATGATGAACAATTTAAAGAAAGAATtcttcaaaataattttttttcatttccaAAAAAATGCCCTGATACATTGTCTTTCGGTATGAAAAAaggtatatttatttcacaACCAACAAATAGATTCACTTTTTGTAATATTGAAGAATTATTAGAAGTAATCTTAAAAAGAACTGATCTTTATCCATTACCAAAACCAAATGAAACTTCTCTTTCAAAAAAAGGTATTTCAAGATCCttcattttattgtaa